A DNA window from Brassica napus cultivar Da-Ae chromosome C1, Da-Ae, whole genome shotgun sequence contains the following coding sequences:
- the LOC106373198 gene encoding COP1-interacting protein 7-like, protein IAEKSSGSSVSSPVTSKKTPAGAKTVKTMKKEKIPEAVTQSKAKPVLRSSTIERLAVARTVPKETQQKPVTKKASKPLGTRQKKPQEKKPSKKSPGLSRDPSLEIKETVEEETQSYLPVKQADELLPAASPLDEFKDIKVMHSLPNETIRNKIRLSSLVFVSIVVNQPDVNYHIDILFGLNINICLIKLRV, encoded by the coding sequence ATCGCTGAGAAGAGTTCTGGTAGTAGTGTATCAAGTCCCGTAACCTCCAAGAAAACTCCTGCTGGAGCCAAAACCGTGAAGAccatgaagaaggagaagatccCTGAAGCTGTGACACAGTCCAAGGCTAAGCCGGTGCTGAGAAGCTCCACCATTGAGCGCCTTGCTGTTGCCAGGACAGTACCAAAGGAAACGCAACAAAAACCAGTCACTAAAAAAGCATCAAAACCTTTAGGAACAAGACAGAAAAAACCTCAAGAGAAGAAACCTAGTAAAAAAAGTCCGGGACTTTCTCGTGACCCGAGTCTCGAAATCAAGGAAACAGTTGAAGAAGAAACACAGTCTTACTTGCCGGTGAAGCAAGCTGATGAACTTCTTCCTGCTGCTTCTCCTCTTGATGAGTTCAAAGACATTAAAGTGATGCATAGCTTGCCGAATGAAACCATCAGAAACAAGATCAGACTAAGTTCACTGGTTTTCGTCTCAATCGTTGTAAACCAACCAGATGTCAACTACCACATCgatattttatttggtttaaatatcaatatttgtttaattaaacTTAGGGTTTGA
- the LOC125580171 gene encoding secreted RxLR effector protein 161-like, which yields MPTQMHWDGIKHILRYLQGTKDLGLFYTNHNKEGLVGFADAGYLSDPHNARSQTGYVFTHGGTAISWRSMKQTIAATSSNHSEILAIHEASRESVWLRSMTNHIRVDCGMTEGKDTPTVMYEDNAACIAQLKDGYIKGDRTKHILPKFFFTHELQKAGKVQVVQMRSSDNSADLFTKSLPTFTFRKLTHQIGMRRLKDLQ from the coding sequence ATGCCAACCCAAATGCACTGGGACGGGATTAAACATATTcttcgttacctacaaggaacgaaagacttgggtctattttatacaAACCATAACAAAGAAGGattagttggctttgctgatgcaggttatctctCGGATCCtcacaatgctcgatcacagaccgGCTACGTCTTTACTCATGGTGGTACGGCCAtctcatggcgttccatgaagcagacaATCGCGGCCACTTCATCAAACCATTCGGAAATCTTGGCTATTCacgaggccagccgcgagtctGTGTGGTTACGGTCCATGACCAACCATATCCGAGTTGATTGTGGGATGACCGAAGGCAAGGACACAccaaccgtgatgtatgaggacaatgcagcttgCATTGCTCAGCTTAAGGATGGCTACATCAAAGGAGACCGGACGAAGCACATactgcctaagttcttcttcacgcacgagcttcagaaagccGGCAAGGTCCAAGTCGTCCAAATGCGTTCCAGtgacaactcagccgacctaTTCACCAAATCACTTCCTACCTtcacgttcaggaagctcacgcatcagattgggatgcgtagactgaaagaccttcagtga